The Verrucomicrobiota bacterium DNA segment CATTTACCGTGAACAAGTGGATTCTGGTCCTATTCACCGTCCAACCGAACCTCGGCGTGATATACGTGAACGGGATTCCCGTCACCACCAACACCACGGTCTCCCTCAACTATATCGGCCAATCACATCCCGTCGCCTACAATGGCACGATCGGACCTGGTGGCCATGGTGGCGCTTATATGTGCAACGCCAATTTCGGTTCGTGGTGGATCTGGAACAATCGGGTCTTGACCGCATCCGAAGTGGCCCAGATGTACACCAATCCCTGGTCCATGTTCTATTCCGGTGCCGAGAAAGGTTTCATCAAGGGCACCAAGCTGGACCTCCATGAGACTGCGGTCGTGAGCAACGTGTGCTTCTACTCTCATGCCGCCGCCGGGAATGTTCGCCTGGGCATCTACGACAATCGTTCGCCGAAGCACCTTTTGTGGCAATCCGCGACGATCCCCAACCCCGCCACGAGCAATTGGATTACCGCCCCCATCAGCACCGGCGTACCCGGAACCTTGACGCTCAGTACCGGTGCCTGTTGGCTGGTCTGGCAAACCGACTCCGCCATGGATGTGCCCAGCTATACCCCGGGGACGAACGGCGACGGATTCATGGTGAACCAGGCTTTTGGCCCATTCTCCCCCACGCTGACGGGCGAGACTGCCACCAGTGAAACTTGGAGCATGTACCTCACCTACCTCACCCCGCGCCAAGCGCCGGTATTTGATGGCTACGGCTGGCAGGGAAAAGCCAGTTTCCAAGTGCAAGGCGTGACCGGCTCACAGCAACCGTTGAACTTCTTCACCTCAACCAATCTTACCAACTGGCTTTTGCTGGACACCGGCACCGCCGGATCAAACGGACGTTTCCAATTTCTCGACACCAACACGACCGGCTTTCCCCAGCGATTTTATCGCGGGGTGTTGCAATAGATCCAT contains these protein-coding regions:
- a CDS encoding LamG-like jellyroll fold domain-containing protein, producing MPLLVAEAATNFAGITVPGSTSYAGTGNHKPAPGSPINWSRPLATGLVTALAVNEGSGTNFFDAVWQTNWFPQVLDLTAPGALPPAWVSPPVSADYPWGGPAINNLGGGSNALQIMGSFISNLVVTNTTGFTYGALVQPLDTTTFGRITDSPAAVMCWYLNTPGRNGLLTTTWFGPTGTAINPTYPFTVNKWILVLFTVQPNLGVIYVNGIPVTTNTTVSLNYIGQSHPVAYNGTIGPGGHGGAYMCNANFGSWWIWNNRVLTASEVAQMYTNPWSMFYSGAEKGFIKGTKLDLHETAVVSNVCFYSHAAAGNVRLGIYDNRSPKHLLWQSATIPNPATSNWITAPISTGVPGTLTLSTGACWLVWQTDSAMDVPSYTPGTNGDGFMVNQAFGPFSPTLTGETATSETWSMYLTYLTPRQAPVFDGYGWQGKASFQVQGVTGSQQPLNFFTSTNLTNWLLLDTGTAGSNGRFQFLDTNTTGFPQRFYRGVLQ